The following are encoded in a window of Bacillota bacterium genomic DNA:
- a CDS encoding TRAP transporter permease, with protein sequence MGKKIDDTRTQKLASVGPPPADSDAVDIDAILAKYDRESATRRITGLLPKLVTLIALAFAVFQLYTAIMGERPPQIQRVVHLGFVLTLGFLMYPVTVKRRNRFDWFDAVLACLGATCAAYYVINYRDLMMRAGDYTTLDLVVGSVGILLVLEGTRRVVGIPILVVVSTCLAYAYFGKYLPGFLQHRGASFPRLVTHMFYTTEGILGIPLGVSSTFIFLFIMFGSFLEKTGIGRFFIDLGNAIAGKQRGGPAKVAVFSSGLQGTISGSSVANVVGTGSFTIPMMKSLGYRPEFAAAVEASASTGGQLMPPIMGAAAFLMAEFLEMPYVEIAKAAIIPAVLYFTGVWIGVDLEAAKTGLKGLPKERLPRLSRIMLERGQLILPIIGMIFFLATGRTPTKSALYGIILAILAGVFKRETKFSMSDLTDFRSPGFQMASGIAIAFLAGSFVIREFFSISIGRAMLMATVLPIAYFAILRLLVGAAQANGGSATRGALAFLFKWGHFILPAAGFAFTYFSGQPLMLCSVYGIALIFLCRVVTGEPRVTIREFLSALESGAKGALGVAMACAAAGIIVGTVTLTGLGLKLATGLVELAGGNLYLTLVFTMLTSLVLGMGAPTTANYVITSTIAAPAIFRLGVPKLCAHMFAFYFGIVADVTPPVALAAFAGSGIAKSDPLKTGINATKLSIAAFLIPYFFVLNPDLLLLNASWSHTPRIILGAVVGMIAVAAGVAGWLRTFSPWWERILLLTGGLMLIHPALRTDTIGAAFLAIALITQTMRLRSGKYRPAATPRAAKP encoded by the coding sequence TTGGGCAAGAAGATAGACGACACCAGGACCCAAAAGCTGGCCAGCGTCGGGCCGCCTCCGGCGGATTCGGACGCGGTGGACATCGACGCCATTCTGGCCAAGTATGACCGGGAATCCGCAACTCGAAGGATCACCGGGCTTCTTCCTAAACTGGTCACCTTGATCGCTCTGGCCTTTGCCGTTTTTCAGCTCTACACAGCGATTATGGGGGAGCGCCCTCCCCAGATCCAGAGAGTAGTGCACCTGGGGTTCGTGCTCACTCTGGGGTTCCTTATGTATCCTGTGACTGTCAAGAGGCGCAACAGGTTCGACTGGTTCGACGCCGTCCTCGCTTGCCTGGGAGCGACGTGCGCGGCTTACTACGTGATCAACTATCGTGACCTCATGATGAGGGCAGGAGACTATACCACACTCGACCTCGTTGTCGGATCCGTCGGGATCCTCCTGGTCCTCGAGGGGACGAGGCGAGTGGTGGGAATCCCGATCCTAGTCGTGGTCTCCACGTGCCTGGCCTACGCCTACTTCGGCAAGTACCTGCCAGGCTTCCTGCAACATCGTGGGGCGTCATTTCCCAGGCTGGTGACGCACATGTTCTACACGACCGAGGGGATTCTGGGCATTCCGCTCGGTGTGTCATCGACCTTCATCTTCCTATTCATCATGTTCGGGTCGTTCTTGGAGAAGACGGGAATCGGAAGGTTCTTCATCGATCTCGGCAATGCGATCGCTGGTAAGCAGAGAGGCGGCCCTGCCAAGGTCGCAGTGTTCTCGTCCGGCTTGCAGGGCACCATATCCGGGAGTTCGGTGGCGAACGTTGTCGGTACCGGCAGTTTCACGATCCCCATGATGAAGAGCCTTGGGTACCGCCCGGAGTTCGCCGCGGCGGTTGAGGCGTCGGCATCCACAGGAGGGCAGCTCATGCCCCCGATCATGGGCGCGGCGGCTTTCCTCATGGCGGAGTTCCTCGAGATGCCCTATGTCGAGATCGCCAAAGCAGCAATCATCCCGGCGGTGCTCTATTTCACCGGAGTCTGGATCGGGGTCGACCTCGAGGCGGCGAAGACTGGGCTTAAAGGATTGCCCAAGGAACGGCTGCCCAGGCTGTCCCGGATCATGCTCGAGCGTGGGCAGTTGATCCTCCCAATCATCGGCATGATCTTCTTCCTGGCCACAGGCCGGACACCGACCAAATCCGCGCTCTACGGCATCATCTTGGCCATCCTCGCCGGAGTCTTTAAGCGGGAGACTAAGTTCTCCATGTCCGACCTCACAGACTTCAGGAGCCCGGGATTTCAGATGGCGTCGGGAATCGCAATAGCGTTCCTCGCGGGAAGCTTTGTCATCCGCGAGTTCTTCAGCATCTCCATCGGCCGGGCCATGCTCATGGCGACTGTTCTTCCCATCGCCTACTTCGCGATTCTCAGGCTGCTCGTAGGAGCAGCTCAGGCAAACGGCGGCAGCGCCACAAGAGGAGCGCTCGCGTTCCTCTTCAAATGGGGACATTTCATACTGCCCGCCGCGGGCTTCGCTTTCACTTACTTCAGCGGGCAGCCACTGATGCTGTGTTCGGTCTACGGCATTGCCCTCATCTTCCTCTGCCGGGTGGTTACGGGCGAGCCTCGAGTCACCATCCGTGAGTTCCTCTCGGCTCTCGAGTCTGGCGCCAAGGGTGCTCTGGGGGTGGCCATGGCTTGCGCGGCCGCAGGCATCATTGTCGGCACTGTGACCCTGACCGGACTCGGCCTCAAGCTCGCCACGGGCCTGGTGGAACTGGCAGGCGGGAATCTCTACCTCACCCTCGTTTTCACGATGCTGACCTCGCTCGTTCTCGGCATGGGAGCCCCGACCACTGCGAACTACGTGATCACATCGACCATTGCTGCTCCAGCCATATTTAGGCTGGGCGTTCCGAAGTTGTGTGCGCACATGTTTGCCTTCTACTTCGGGATAGTGGCGGATGTGACCCCGCCGGTGGCCCTGGCGGCGTTCGCAGGTTCCGGTATCGCGAAGTCTGACCCACTCAAGACGGGAATAAACGCTACGAAGCTGTCGATAGCGGCGTTTCTCATCCCGTACTTCTTCGTGCTCAACCCCGACCTTCTGCTCCTCAATGCATCCTGGAGTCACACCCCCAGGATCATCCTTGGCGCTGTGGTGGGCATGATCGCCGTAGCGGCCGGAGTCGCGGGTTGGCTTCGGACCTTCTCGCCGTGGTGGGAGCGGATCTTGCTGCTCACAGGCGGGCTGATGTTGATCCATCCTGCGCTCCGCACTGACACCATAGGAGCCGCCTTCCTGGCAATCGCCCTGATCACGCAGACCATGAGGCTCCGCTCGGGCAAGTATCGCCCTGCCGCCACGCCTCGGGCCGCGAAGCCGTAA
- a CDS encoding glycogen synthase produces MKILFAASEVNPFMKVGGLADVAGSLPRFLSEAGCEVHVVMPMYETAKWNGVQLAGWTSVYPPLGYGREEGAVYRAELRPNLTLYAVKNGAYFARERPYESPDDLRRFMFFSKAAYELARMLGVDIVHANDWHTGLLPVFCKVYGCPGDPGTVTTIHNLAFQGQGDWSDFLYSSLPWEHFRPEGVEFYGKFNILKAAITYSDRVTTVSPSYAQEIKTPEFGMGLQRVLAGRGDALVGILNGLDYDEWNPATDTLIAATYDVEQIHVREQNKQSLLARFGLEHMRGTPVFAFVGRLFEQKGVDILVESISAMANENIQFVILGTGLQQYEETLRNLATAHPDKVGVKLAFSNVLAHEIYAGSDFFMMPSRFEPCGLGQLIAMRYGSIPIVRAVGGLRDTVSEPETGLVFWDYKAGELIAAIKRAMCLYEDTERMLATQIRCMIADFSWSRSVGQYLSLYRAIAPPRS; encoded by the coding sequence GTGAAGATCCTGTTCGCAGCCTCAGAAGTTAACCCTTTCATGAAAGTCGGCGGTCTTGCAGACGTGGCGGGCAGCCTTCCGAGGTTCCTTTCGGAGGCTGGCTGCGAGGTCCATGTGGTAATGCCGATGTATGAGACTGCGAAGTGGAATGGTGTCCAGCTTGCTGGGTGGACCTCCGTCTATCCCCCGCTCGGATACGGGCGGGAGGAGGGAGCCGTATACAGGGCGGAGCTCCGACCCAACCTCACTCTCTACGCTGTCAAAAACGGCGCCTATTTTGCGCGTGAGCGGCCTTACGAGTCACCGGACGACCTCCGACGGTTCATGTTCTTCTCCAAGGCCGCCTACGAACTCGCCCGGATGCTTGGCGTGGACATCGTCCACGCGAACGATTGGCACACCGGCCTGCTTCCCGTATTCTGTAAGGTGTACGGGTGCCCTGGGGATCCGGGTACAGTGACCACCATCCACAACCTGGCGTTTCAAGGACAGGGCGACTGGAGCGATTTCCTTTACTCTTCATTGCCGTGGGAGCACTTCCGCCCTGAGGGCGTCGAGTTCTATGGCAAGTTCAACATCCTGAAGGCGGCCATCACGTATTCCGATCGGGTCACCACGGTCTCACCCTCCTATGCGCAGGAAATCAAGACCCCCGAGTTCGGCATGGGTCTACAACGCGTCCTCGCCGGCAGGGGCGACGCACTTGTGGGGATACTAAATGGGCTTGACTACGATGAGTGGAACCCCGCGACGGACACTTTGATCGCAGCCACGTATGATGTGGAGCAGATCCACGTGCGGGAACAGAACAAGCAATCCCTGCTTGCCAGATTCGGCCTGGAGCACATGCGAGGGACTCCAGTCTTCGCCTTCGTGGGCAGGCTCTTCGAGCAAAAGGGAGTGGATATCCTTGTGGAATCCATCTCCGCCATGGCGAACGAGAACATCCAGTTCGTGATCTTGGGGACCGGGTTGCAACAGTACGAGGAGACTCTTCGGAATCTCGCGACGGCCCACCCTGACAAGGTCGGGGTGAAGCTCGCTTTCAGCAATGTCCTGGCCCACGAGATCTATGCGGGATCGGACTTCTTCATGATGCCGTCGAGGTTCGAGCCGTGTGGTCTCGGGCAGCTCATAGCCATGAGATACGGATCCATCCCAATTGTTCGCGCGGTCGGAGGCCTGCGTGACACGGTATCTGAGCCCGAGACGGGCCTGGTTTTCTGGGACTACAAGGCCGGGGAGCTCATAGCCGCTATCAAGAGGGCGATGTGTCTCTATGAAGACACCGAACGCATGCTCGCAACGCAGATAAGGTGCATGATAGCTGACTTCTCATGGAGCCGGTCGGTCGGTCAGTACCTCTCTCTCTACAGGGCTATTGCCCCGCCCCGGTCATGA
- the galT gene encoding galactose-1-phosphate uridylyltransferase, with translation MSELRKDPVTRRWVIVATERAKRPNQLHSKNPVTPPDLPDKDPKCPFCEGNEDMTPPEVAAYRNAGTHRDAPGWWIRVIPNKYSALDPDTPLERRGQGMYDMSTGFGVHEVIVESPRHNHTWATATEKEFEEIFWAYRDRLIALGRNPSLRYVLIFKNYGAEAGASQVHGHSQLIGLPVVPKRVLEEMEGSSDYFRYKERCPFCDVIRQEKADETRVIHENEHFIALAPYASHLPFQMTILPKAHSPQFERIEKHEIMELARLFRRVFWALSEVLGDPPFNCVLHTTPDSAGGDAHCNHWHFEIVPRLTKLAGFEWGSGFYINIAKPEDAAQALREKISECDLATCPSEARSPKARP, from the coding sequence ATGTCAGAGTTGCGGAAGGACCCCGTCACCCGAAGGTGGGTCATAGTAGCCACTGAGCGGGCGAAGCGCCCGAACCAGCTGCATAGCAAGAACCCTGTGACCCCTCCTGACCTTCCGGACAAGGATCCAAAATGCCCGTTCTGCGAAGGAAACGAGGACATGACTCCGCCCGAGGTAGCTGCCTACCGAAACGCGGGTACCCACAGGGACGCCCCAGGCTGGTGGATCAGGGTCATACCCAACAAGTACTCTGCCCTCGATCCCGATACGCCCCTGGAGCGCCGCGGGCAGGGCATGTATGATATGTCCACAGGCTTTGGGGTTCACGAGGTCATAGTCGAATCGCCACGGCACAATCACACTTGGGCCACTGCGACGGAGAAGGAGTTCGAGGAGATTTTCTGGGCCTACCGGGACCGCTTGATCGCCCTGGGCCGGAATCCGTCTCTCCGCTACGTCCTGATCTTCAAGAACTACGGGGCCGAGGCAGGCGCGTCGCAAGTGCACGGTCACTCCCAGCTCATTGGACTTCCGGTGGTTCCAAAGCGCGTGCTCGAGGAGATGGAGGGGTCTTCTGACTACTTCCGGTACAAAGAGCGGTGCCCGTTCTGCGACGTGATCAGGCAGGAGAAAGCCGACGAGACCAGGGTGATCCACGAGAACGAGCATTTCATCGCACTCGCACCCTACGCGTCTCATTTGCCATTCCAGATGACGATACTGCCCAAGGCACACAGCCCTCAATTCGAGCGGATAGAGAAGCACGAAATTATGGAGCTGGCCAGGCTCTTCCGGAGGGTCTTCTGGGCGCTCTCCGAGGTCCTCGGCGACCCTCCGTTCAACTGCGTCCTCCACACTACACCCGACTCAGCGGGCGGGGACGCCCACTGCAACCACTGGCATTTCGAGATCGTCCCCAGGCTCACCAAGCTCGCGGGCTTCGAGTGGGGGTCAGGCTTCTACATCAACATAGCAAAGCCCGAGGACGCCGCACAGGCCCTGCGGGAGAAGATCTCCGAGTGCGACCTGGCGACATGCCCCAGCGAGGCAAGAAGCCCCAAGGCCCGGCCGTAA